From Microbacterium croceum, a single genomic window includes:
- a CDS encoding LuxR C-terminal-related transcriptional regulator: protein MFVRADDLAAALRFITSGSCVSIVGPDGSGRSVLLREIAGSLEQRGYTTIRIVGVEALRRVPLGALDLAGEVSKPSPMLAVGQVVAAIAERVVDRRCVILVDDAEFVDEESWGAVAAVHARTGAVIVTTSSSAVDGGAKRLHAIASQAAELRLRPISFEAVSDLIHEQLGGPVDTGLVGRVYTRSAGIPSLAVAMTTAAQAYGHIVRTDDIWTTNGELWHDAMSGAVEHLLAPLDATELEAVETLALAGVLDIDTASELVGRELIETLEASGLLLSIEPFGRLSVAVTPPLIADYFQNRPTSSRRSRILNRIQNQFGADGPDPSAAGLVPPAGLDSSLEPDAAEMSVIRLIRDRHAAQLSARRRAWERDPHAAAAIEYLFVLFDQRHDPGTALRVFERTDTTGGDARALAMFRIFQARWYALAAGDGAEARRLLAAAAREQPRYRTMFDVWSTQLEIGIDGTRPEHVQRLTALTGRDATTESSILAVLVTALILRGHAPAAMEKLAGSDDTSTKLGRVLALLRGWAMFGSGAVRDAYEWAVVHIEQSRVELDLENLRGHTYLAAVSGIVLGRFRTAELHLGRFLALGEPGLGQEGTRMGALALAAVLAARAGRHGTAESLASQALTTGVRIGPWPGMVAALPEIVSALLAGESRRAEELLHEQIVLLRARGYLLAAATLRIITTGLGASTIPRTTGDPELGALDGTLVRPVFDLQKAILDENAADLRRLGAWFEGEGRVEHALIAFTHGRDAAARHGDQAAADALSSDLANLHARRDPLDLLPRAGRGDAQKRLSTRELEVARLAAHGQSNQEIAELLHISPRTVESHLLKAFRKLQISARAELAAFSWA from the coding sequence ATGTTCGTTCGCGCTGACGATCTCGCCGCGGCGCTGAGGTTCATCACTTCCGGCTCCTGCGTCAGCATCGTCGGACCTGACGGGAGCGGCCGGTCCGTGCTGTTGCGCGAGATCGCGGGGAGCCTGGAGCAGCGCGGCTACACGACCATTCGGATCGTCGGTGTCGAGGCGCTTCGGCGGGTCCCTCTCGGCGCGCTCGATCTCGCCGGAGAGGTCTCGAAGCCGTCGCCCATGCTCGCCGTGGGCCAGGTGGTCGCCGCGATCGCGGAGCGTGTGGTGGACCGACGCTGCGTGATCCTCGTCGACGACGCCGAGTTCGTCGACGAGGAATCCTGGGGTGCGGTGGCGGCGGTGCACGCACGCACGGGCGCGGTGATCGTGACGACATCGAGCTCTGCCGTCGACGGCGGCGCGAAACGCCTGCACGCGATCGCCAGCCAGGCGGCGGAACTGCGCCTACGTCCGATCAGCTTCGAAGCCGTGTCGGATCTGATCCACGAGCAACTCGGCGGCCCCGTCGATACCGGCCTCGTCGGACGCGTGTACACGCGATCGGCAGGAATACCCAGTCTCGCGGTGGCGATGACCACCGCCGCCCAGGCTTACGGCCACATCGTGCGCACCGACGACATCTGGACGACGAACGGCGAGCTGTGGCACGACGCGATGTCGGGCGCCGTCGAGCACCTGCTCGCCCCGTTGGATGCCACCGAGCTCGAGGCCGTCGAGACTCTCGCACTCGCTGGCGTCCTCGACATCGACACCGCGTCCGAGCTGGTGGGGCGCGAACTCATCGAGACGCTCGAAGCCAGCGGACTCCTCCTGAGCATCGAGCCCTTCGGACGGCTGTCGGTCGCCGTCACTCCCCCGCTGATCGCCGACTACTTCCAGAACCGGCCGACGTCCAGCCGGCGATCCCGGATCCTGAATCGCATCCAGAATCAGTTCGGCGCCGATGGACCGGACCCTTCGGCCGCCGGACTCGTTCCTCCCGCCGGTCTCGATTCCTCGCTCGAACCGGATGCTGCGGAGATGTCCGTGATCCGGCTGATCCGAGATCGACATGCTGCCCAGCTCTCGGCGCGGCGTCGTGCGTGGGAACGCGATCCCCATGCGGCGGCAGCGATCGAGTATCTCTTCGTCCTGTTCGATCAACGCCACGACCCCGGCACCGCTCTGCGGGTCTTCGAGCGCACCGACACGACGGGCGGCGACGCCAGAGCGCTGGCGATGTTCCGCATCTTCCAGGCGCGGTGGTACGCGCTGGCAGCCGGCGACGGCGCCGAAGCACGCCGCCTGCTCGCAGCCGCCGCACGAGAACAACCGCGCTATCGAACCATGTTCGACGTCTGGTCGACGCAGCTGGAGATCGGCATCGACGGAACTCGACCCGAGCATGTCCAACGGCTTACCGCGCTGACGGGACGGGACGCGACGACTGAGAGCTCGATCTTGGCAGTGCTCGTGACAGCGTTGATCCTGCGCGGCCATGCGCCGGCTGCAATGGAGAAGCTCGCCGGCTCGGATGACACCTCCACCAAGCTCGGGCGAGTGCTGGCGCTGCTGCGTGGGTGGGCGATGTTCGGCAGCGGCGCCGTGCGGGACGCATACGAGTGGGCTGTCGTCCACATCGAGCAGAGCCGTGTGGAGCTCGACCTGGAGAACCTGCGGGGGCACACGTATCTCGCGGCGGTGTCGGGCATCGTGCTCGGCAGATTCCGCACGGCAGAGCTGCATCTGGGGCGGTTCCTGGCGCTCGGGGAACCCGGACTGGGTCAGGAGGGGACCCGGATGGGTGCCCTCGCGCTCGCGGCGGTGCTGGCTGCGCGCGCCGGCCGACACGGCACCGCCGAGTCGCTCGCGTCGCAGGCCCTCACGACCGGCGTCAGAATCGGACCATGGCCGGGGATGGTCGCCGCCCTGCCGGAGATCGTATCCGCCTTGCTCGCGGGAGAGTCACGGCGGGCAGAAGAGCTGCTGCACGAACAGATCGTTCTCCTGCGCGCGCGCGGCTATCTGCTCGCTGCGGCGACATTGCGCATCATCACGACCGGACTCGGTGCATCGACGATCCCGCGGACGACCGGAGACCCGGAGCTCGGCGCCCTGGATGGGACGCTGGTGAGGCCGGTCTTCGACTTGCAGAAGGCGATCCTCGACGAGAATGCCGCGGACCTGCGTCGGCTCGGGGCGTGGTTCGAGGGCGAGGGGCGCGTCGAGCATGCCCTCATCGCGTTCACCCACGGGCGCGATGCAGCCGCTCGGCACGGAGATCAGGCCGCTGCCGACGCGTTGTCCTCCGACCTCGCGAACCTGCACGCACGCCGCGACCCGCTCGATCTCTTGCCGAGAGCGGGACGCGGCGACGCCCAGAAGCGACTTTCGACCCGCGAACTCGAGGTCGCGCGACTCGCTGCACACGGCCAGTCCAATCAGGAGATCGCCGAGCTCCTGCACATCAGCCCGAGAACGGTGGAAAGTCACCTTCTCAAGGCGTTCCGAAAGCTGCAGATCTCGGCGCGCGCTGAGCTCGCAGCCTTCTCCTGGGCCTGA